In Candidatus Nealsonbacteria bacterium DGGOD1a, one DNA window encodes the following:
- a CDS encoding hydrogenase maturation nickel metallochaperone HypA: MPIHLNYQGTTCEKCGAEFVAHKKDCVCPACGEATDDGCDFAAETIATMKDHKQLYGNYFPQSWFSGSIADTVQGIIFELFDNYEIDKPEDFTAFVLAQLGDAVWEEGQEHLAIQVEEIALEVFNIYRQDPDFKGDNLKEKPLNQKLKEIQSKPAGIPFDIDSKIGF; the protein is encoded by the coding sequence ATGCCGATACATTTGAATTACCAGGGGACGACTTGTGAAAAGTGCGGGGCGGAGTTTGTGGCCCACAAAAAAGATTGCGTTTGTCCCGCGTGCGGAGAGGCGACCGATGACGGTTGCGATTTTGCCGCGGAAACGATCGCCACAATGAAAGACCATAAACAGCTTTACGGAAATTATTTTCCGCAAAGCTGGTTTTCCGGTTCGATCGCGGATACCGTGCAGGGAATAATTTTTGAATTGTTTGACAATTATGAAATTGATAAGCCCGAAGATTTCACCGCGTTTGTTTTGGCGCAATTGGGGGATGCGGTGTGGGAAGAAGGGCAGGAACATCTGGCGATACAGGTTGAAGAGATCGCACTGGAAGTTTTCAATATCTATCGCCAAGACCCGGATTTTAAGGGCGATAATTTGAAAGAAAAACCGCTGAATCAAAAATTGAAAGAGATTCAGTCAAAACCAGCTGGTATTCCGTTTGATATTGACAGCAAGATAGGTTTTTGA
- a CDS encoding DUF4342 domain-containing protein codes for MATKKTQSKTEKETSRGSKTKREEFKISGEKMIEKVKSLIKEGNVRRIIIINDKGDTLMEIPLTFAVVGTALAPVLAAVGALAALIANCTIIVERK; via the coding sequence ATGGCGACAAAAAAGACGCAATCAAAAACAGAAAAAGAGACAAGCCGCGGTTCAAAAACAAAGCGCGAGGAGTTTAAAATTTCCGGCGAGAAAATGATCGAGAAGGTTAAGAGTCTCATTAAAGAGGGGAATGTGCGCCGGATAATCATCATTAACGACAAAGGCGATACGCTGATGGAAATCCCGCTCACTTTCGCGGTTGTCGGCACGGCGCTGGCGCCGGTTTTGGCGGCCGTTGGGGCGCTGGCGGCATTGATCGCCAACTGCACGATTATCGTGGAAAGGAAATAA
- a CDS encoding phosphoribosyltransferase, with protein sequence MKKIGFGEIEEMINGFIGGNKEFLNKVEVVVGVSRGGLVPAALLAAKIDKPLIAAYINKQDEIFFDRGDWISDKNILVVDDIIRSGKTLRLLKNCLQKNCRLKSISFFALFKVKSLNDRKYDISSFFQEIDSDIIFPWDCDRK encoded by the coding sequence ATGAAAAAAATTGGGTTTGGGGAAATTGAAGAGATGATAAATGGATTTATTGGCGGCAATAAGGAGTTTTTGAATAAGGTCGAGGTTGTGGTGGGGGTGAGTCGGGGAGGGCTGGTGCCGGCGGCGCTGTTGGCGGCTAAGATTGATAAACCCTTAATTGCGGCGTATATCAACAAGCAAGACGAGATATTTTTTGACCGCGGCGATTGGATAAGCGATAAAAACATTTTGGTCGTTGACGATATTATCCGTTCGGGGAAAACTTTGCGGCTTTTGAAAAACTGTTTGCAAAAAAATTGCCGGCTCAAAAGTATTTCATTTTTCGCGCTGTTCAAGGTAAAATCATTGAACGATAGAAAATACGACATTTCGTCATTTTTCCAAGAAATTGACAGCGATATCATTTTTCCGTGGGATTGCGATAGAAAATAA
- a CDS encoding phosphatase PAP2 family protein, with protein sequence MAITNKVKIAALCALAAIFSIVTFGVLTGKTSGFDLEWSKTIYSLRTPVLTQTMFAVSSISSTPTTGLLTVIVIAAFWLKNRRKTAVFFGAALLAGVIANNAIKYSVHRFRPDIAPLEDASFYSFPSGHSMNSLVFYGTLLYIAHRSIKNKYLLAAMDIAAIIFVSLVGFSRIYLGAHFPTDVVAGFVAGTCVLCAAIEIGNRRGDSM encoded by the coding sequence ATGGCAATAACCAATAAAGTCAAGATTGCGGCCTTGTGCGCTTTAGCGGCAATCTTTTCCATTGTTACTTTTGGGGTTTTAACTGGCAAAACCTCGGGTTTTGATCTGGAATGGTCAAAAACGATCTATTCCCTCCGAACTCCGGTTTTGACGCAAACAATGTTCGCCGTTTCCTCAATCAGCTCGACTCCGACCACCGGGTTATTGACCGTAATCGTCATTGCCGCGTTTTGGTTGAAAAATCGGCGCAAAACCGCGGTCTTTTTCGGCGCGGCGCTCCTGGCCGGCGTAATCGCCAACAACGCAATCAAATATTCGGTCCACCGCTTCCGGCCCGATATCGCGCCCCTGGAAGACGCTTCGTTTTACAGTTTTCCTTCAGGCCATTCCATGAACTCGCTGGTTTTCTACGGTACCTTGCTTTATATCGCGCACAGATCGATAAAAAATAAATATTTGCTTGCCGCGATGGATATTGCCGCGATAATTTTTGTCTCTCTGGTCGGATTTTCCCGCATCTATCTGGGAGCGCACTTCCCCACCGATGTCGTCGCGGGATTCGTTGCCGGAACTTGCGTACTTTGCGCCGCAATCGAAATTGGAAACCGTAGGGGCGATTCCATGTAA
- a CDS encoding endonuclease Q family protein: protein MRFAADLHIHSHYSRATSPRMNIVSLDQWARVKGIKVMGTGDFTHPAWFAELQELLDHAERGLFALKNSKSGTRFLLTAEISCIYSKGNRVRKVHIVIFAPSFEVVETINSRLAKVGNLTADGRPILGLDARELARMVLDASPDCMVIPAHAMTPWFGVFGSKSGFDSLEECFGDHAKYIYAIETGLSADPAMLWRIPDGRNVCLLSNSDAHSPEKIGREVNIFDCAPDYFEIMKAIKEKDAKKFLYTIEFFPEEGKYHLDGHRSCGMSLTPRESMKTNGLCPKCNRPLTIGVLSRIQELATESEGYKPAGAIPYKNLVPLQEIIADVLGVMVANAAVKAEYAKLVKAFGSEFSVLLGPTVSDLESATTPEIAQGIVDAREGKVELVAGYDGVFGHVSVRARSHPVL, encoded by the coding sequence ATGCGTTTTGCCGCGGATTTGCACATTCATTCGCATTATTCGCGCGCCACTTCGCCTCGGATGAATATCGTTTCGCTTGACCAATGGGCCAGAGTCAAGGGAATAAAAGTGATGGGTACGGGCGATTTTACCCATCCGGCGTGGTTTGCCGAATTACAGGAACTGTTGGACCACGCGGAGCGGGGTCTTTTCGCGTTAAAAAATTCAAAGAGCGGCACGCGTTTTTTGTTAACCGCGGAAATCAGCTGTATCTATTCCAAAGGCAATCGGGTTCGCAAGGTGCACATTGTGATTTTCGCGCCGTCGTTTGAAGTTGTCGAAACCATCAATTCAAGATTGGCCAAGGTCGGCAATTTGACGGCGGACGGCCGTCCGATACTTGGATTGGACGCGCGGGAACTGGCTAGAATGGTTTTGGACGCGTCGCCGGATTGTATGGTGATCCCGGCGCACGCGATGACGCCGTGGTTTGGCGTTTTCGGGTCCAAATCCGGGTTCGATTCGCTGGAAGAATGTTTTGGCGATCACGCGAAATATATTTACGCCATCGAGACCGGATTGTCCGCGGATCCGGCAATGCTTTGGCGGATTCCGGACGGACGGAATGTTTGTTTGTTGTCGAATTCCGACGCGCATTCGCCGGAAAAAATCGGAAGGGAGGTGAATATTTTTGACTGCGCGCCGGACTATTTTGAAATAATGAAAGCCATAAAAGAAAAAGACGCCAAAAAATTTTTATACACGATTGAATTTTTTCCCGAGGAGGGGAAATATCATTTGGACGGCCATCGGTCTTGCGGTATGTCGTTGACGCCCCGGGAGTCGATGAAAACAAACGGTCTTTGTCCAAAATGCAACCGGCCGCTGACAATCGGAGTTTTGAGCCGTATCCAAGAATTGGCGACAGAGTCCGAGGGATACAAACCGGCAGGCGCGATACCTTACAAAAACTTGGTGCCGTTGCAGGAGATAATCGCCGATGTTTTGGGCGTTATGGTTGCGAATGCCGCGGTTAAAGCCGAATACGCGAAGCTGGTCAAAGCGTTCGGTTCGGAGTTTTCGGTTCTGCTTGGTCCGACCGTTTCCGATCTTGAAAGCGCGACAACGCCGGAGATCGCCCAAGGCATTGTCGATGCTCGGGAAGGCAAGGTCGAACTTGTCGCCGGTTACGATGGAGTTTTTGGCCATGTATCCGTTCGTGCCCGTTCGCATCCTGTATTGTAG
- a CDS encoding MgtC/SapB family protein: protein MFIELQPLSQLAITIALCGLIGLERETKKKGAGLQTYSLVGLSACAFTMLAMSLYATDGFAPIDLPRVIQAITTGIGFIGAGLIFKGDKGGIEGLTTAAGLLVVSAIGVAVGLQNYFLAISVTAFMLFVFIIFGMLEIKFFHK from the coding sequence ATGTTTATTGAATTACAACCATTGTCCCAGCTGGCGATTACGATCGCGCTTTGCGGGTTGATCGGCTTGGAGCGGGAAACCAAAAAAAAGGGCGCGGGTTTGCAGACCTACAGCCTGGTGGGGTTGAGCGCGTGCGCGTTCACGATGCTGGCGATGAGTCTTTACGCAACAGATGGTTTCGCGCCGATCGATTTGCCGCGCGTTATCCAGGCGATCACCACGGGCATCGGTTTTATCGGCGCGGGTCTGATTTTTAAAGGGGACAAAGGCGGCATTGAAGGTTTGACGACTGCCGCGGGCTTGCTGGTGGTTTCGGCCATCGGCGTGGCGGTGGGGTTGCAGAATTACTTTCTGGCGATATCGGTGACCGCTTTTATGCTCTTCGTGTTTATAATTTTCGGGATGCTGGAGATAAAATTTTTCCATAAATAA
- a CDS encoding SEC-C domain-containing protein, producing the protein MASNLPDQYRETLNELNESQLIELNKLIVGKINLFGRARQLGAMTRFNAGDRVCFMNCGRKMFGNIERLNQKSVSLRCDDGGRWKVAPSLLEKVDEWQKNDGSQNNSYDRNNPCPCGSGKKYKKCCGKIS; encoded by the coding sequence ATGGCAAGCAATTTACCCGATCAATACCGCGAAACGTTAAACGAGTTGAATGAAAGCCAGCTGATTGAGCTCAACAAGCTTATCGTGGGCAAAATCAATCTTTTCGGACGGGCGCGCCAGCTTGGCGCGATGACGCGGTTTAACGCGGGCGATCGCGTGTGCTTTATGAATTGCGGAAGAAAAATGTTTGGGAATATAGAGCGTTTGAATCAAAAAAGCGTCAGTTTGCGTTGCGACGACGGAGGCCGCTGGAAAGTGGCGCCTTCATTGTTGGAAAAAGTTGATGAATGGCAAAAAAACGACGGTAGCCAAAATAATTCATATGACCGCAACAACCCTTGTCCGTGCGGTAGCGGCAAGAAATACAAAAAATGTTGCGGAAAAATTTCGTGA
- a CDS encoding plasmid pRiA4b ORF-3 family protein — protein sequence MVKSNKIKSVRESGWKRTWRRNTEFSIKNAGDGRLLQLRIILIGSDPKIWREIIVPENYSFFALNVAIQDVLGWEDSHLHQYFTVDPYNTRPPYPRIAIPNPEYDDGEDVVDERKAKIKEYLGKIGAKVYYEYDFGDSWMHEIEAVKILENDGKIKIPAIISGEMAAPPEDCGGIGGYYDLIEAVKNTKNPGHEDMMEWLGIEKPSDFDPAKFNIREIKFHDPKKVLARYEKFC from the coding sequence ATGGTTAAATCGAATAAAATCAAATCTGTTCGGGAATCCGGGTGGAAGCGCACTTGGCGCAGGAATACCGAATTTTCAATAAAAAACGCGGGGGACGGCAGGCTGCTGCAATTAAGAATTATTTTGATCGGTTCCGATCCCAAAATTTGGCGCGAAATCATCGTGCCGGAAAATTATTCTTTTTTCGCGCTGAATGTCGCGATTCAGGATGTTCTTGGCTGGGAGGATAGCCATTTGCATCAATATTTTACGGTCGATCCTTATAATACCAGGCCGCCCTATCCGCGGATCGCGATTCCAAATCCGGAATACGACGATGGCGAAGATGTGGTTGATGAGCGTAAAGCCAAAATTAAAGAATATCTTGGAAAAATCGGCGCCAAAGTCTATTACGAATACGATTTTGGCGACAGCTGGATGCACGAGATCGAAGCGGTTAAAATTTTAGAAAACGACGGCAAAATTAAAATTCCGGCGATAATTTCCGGCGAAATGGCCGCGCCGCCGGAAGATTGCGGCGGAATCGGCGGCTACTATGATCTGATAGAAGCGGTAAAAAATACCAAAAATCCCGGCCATGAAGATATGATGGAATGGCTCGGGATAGAAAAGCCATCGGATTTTGATCCGGCAAAATTCAATATTCGCGAAATAAAATTCCACGATCCAAAAAAAGTGCTGGCGCGATACGAAAAATTTTGCTAA
- a CDS encoding DEAD/DEAH box helicase family protein — MALHQNFPTNSYEILDPAIRWFPADENLRDKDYGKLLPPLVAELRKKVAAWRVGGYNGASETSKALLNWWFLTEHPVENIDGKLSLFRYYFAQREAVETVIWLYEVAKSRDKYDLIRYDSSGAVSAGMFDEDWTRYVIKMATGAGKTKVLSLMLAWCYFHKTYEQNSDLARNFLIITPNIIVLDRIRADFDGLKIFFQDPILPDNGYCGQNWRDDFQLTLHIQDEIGTVRKTGNIFLTNIHRVYQGATEAASFDDSNTADYFLGKKPAGATNESKLDLGDIVRNVDGLVILNDEAHHIHDPRMSWFKSVGDIHNRLKMKGGALSLQIDVTATPKHTNGSIFVQTVSDYPLVEAIHQNVVKHPVLPDSASRAKLQEHKSSNYTEKYKDYIHLGYLEWKKVYDEHKKLGKKAVLFVMTDDTKNCDEVAKYLENTYQDLKDAVLVIHTKDNGEISESATGKKEEELKELRKAANAIDSLESPHKAIVSVLMLKEGWDVRNVTTIVGLRAYVAKSNILPEQTLGRGLRRMYRDPDLPEFVSVVGTDAFMDFVESIKSEGVELEHRQMGEGSGPKCPIVVEIDRENLKKDMEKLDIEIPVLTPRIYREYKNLSGLMPVNFEYKKIEIKEFSEEEKREIVFHDIASGEIAHKTELDSNFIPNYQSAIGYFAQIIMKELRLISGYDILYGKVKEFIKNYLFNSPIELENLNSLRNLSEIEATRAVIETFKKEINKLTVLDKGEAEIRDYIKISKSRPFVVKDQGYIVPQKSIFNKVVGDSRFELEFAGFLENCEDIISYVKNYFAVHFKIDYKNANGNISDYYPDFIVKVSPKEYCIVETKGREDLDDIEKIKRLEQWCADVNVNQKNAKYQMIYIKQEDWEAQSQKPRNFQEVINGWSKY, encoded by the coding sequence ATGGCATTACATCAAAATTTTCCGACAAATTCTTATGAAATTCTTGATCCGGCGATTCGGTGGTTTCCGGCGGATGAAAATTTGCGCGACAAAGATTATGGAAAGCTGTTGCCGCCGTTGGTTGCCGAGTTGCGTAAGAAGGTAGCGGCGTGGCGCGTTGGCGGTTATAACGGTGCAAGCGAAACCAGCAAGGCGTTGCTTAATTGGTGGTTTTTAACCGAACATCCGGTTGAAAATATTGACGGCAAATTGTCGCTTTTCCGATATTATTTTGCCCAGCGCGAAGCGGTGGAAACCGTGATCTGGCTTTATGAAGTTGCTAAATCGAGGGATAAATACGATCTTATTCGCTACGATAGTTCCGGCGCGGTTTCCGCGGGAATGTTTGATGAGGATTGGACGCGCTATGTGATTAAAATGGCCACCGGTGCGGGGAAAACCAAGGTTTTGAGCTTAATGCTGGCGTGGTGTTATTTTCACAAAACATACGAACAAAATTCCGATTTGGCGCGCAATTTTTTAATCATTACGCCGAACATTATTGTTCTTGATCGCATCCGCGCGGATTTTGACGGATTAAAGATTTTTTTCCAGGATCCGATATTACCAGACAATGGTTATTGCGGCCAGAATTGGCGCGATGATTTTCAGTTGACGCTTCACATTCAGGACGAAATCGGAACGGTTAGAAAAACCGGCAATATATTTCTTACAAATATTCATCGGGTATATCAAGGCGCAACCGAAGCCGCCAGCTTTGACGATTCAAACACCGCTGATTATTTTTTGGGTAAAAAACCGGCGGGCGCGACCAATGAATCTAAACTTGATCTGGGCGATATTGTTCGCAATGTTGACGGACTGGTGATTTTAAACGACGAAGCGCATCATATTCACGATCCGCGGATGAGCTGGTTTAAATCGGTGGGCGATATCCACAACCGCTTAAAAATGAAAGGCGGCGCATTGTCATTGCAAATTGATGTTACGGCTACCCCGAAACATACCAACGGGTCGATTTTTGTGCAAACCGTGAGCGATTATCCATTGGTTGAGGCAATCCATCAAAATGTGGTAAAGCATCCGGTGCTTCCTGATTCAGCCAGTCGCGCAAAATTACAGGAACACAAATCATCAAATTACACCGAAAAATACAAAGATTATATTCATCTTGGATATTTAGAATGGAAGAAAGTTTATGATGAACACAAAAAGCTTGGCAAAAAGGCAGTTTTGTTTGTGATGACCGATGACACGAAAAATTGCGATGAAGTTGCCAAATACCTTGAAAACACATATCAAGATTTGAAAGATGCGGTTTTAGTTATTCATACGAAAGACAATGGTGAAATTTCGGAAAGCGCAACGGGCAAGAAAGAAGAAGAGTTGAAAGAGCTGCGGAAAGCTGCCAATGCGATCGATTCTTTGGAAAGCCCGCACAAAGCGATTGTTTCAGTGTTAATGTTAAAAGAGGGCTGGGATGTGCGAAATGTAACGACAATTGTCGGGCTTCGCGCTTATGTGGCAAAAAGCAATATTTTGCCGGAGCAAACGCTTGGCCGTGGTTTGCGCCGGATGTATCGCGACCCGGATTTACCGGAATTTGTGAGCGTTGTCGGTACAGATGCTTTCATGGATTTTGTGGAATCGATTAAAAGCGAAGGTGTCGAGCTTGAACATCGCCAAATGGGCGAAGGTTCGGGGCCAAAGTGTCCGATAGTGGTTGAGATTGATCGGGAAAACTTAAAGAAGGATATGGAAAAGTTGGATATCGAGATTCCCGTATTAACGCCGCGTATCTACCGGGAATATAAAAATCTATCGGGATTAATGCCGGTGAATTTTGAGTATAAAAAAATCGAGATTAAAGAATTCAGCGAGGAGGAAAAGCGGGAAATCGTTTTTCACGATATTGCCAGCGGTGAAATTGCCCATAAAACAGAGTTAGACAGCAATTTTATTCCGAATTATCAAAGCGCTATCGGCTATTTTGCGCAGATAATTATGAAAGAGCTTCGCCTTATAAGCGGCTATGATATTCTTTATGGAAAAGTTAAAGAATTTATCAAAAATTATTTATTCAACAGTCCGATTGAGTTGGAAAACTTGAATTCATTGCGCAATCTTTCTGAAATTGAAGCAACCCGCGCCGTTATTGAAACTTTCAAGAAAGAAATCAATAAACTGACGGTGCTTGATAAAGGCGAGGCCGAAATTCGCGACTATATCAAGATTAGCAAAAGCCGTCCTTTCGTAGTTAAGGATCAAGGGTACATTGTGCCCCAAAAGAGCATATTCAATAAGGTTGTCGGCGATAGCCGCTTTGAGCTTGAATTTGCCGGTTTTCTTGAAAATTGCGAGGACATAATTTCTTATGTGAAAAATTATTTTGCCGTTCACTTCAAGATTGATTACAAAAACGCCAATGGCAATATCTCTGATTATTACCCCGATTTTATCGTTAAGGTATCGCCAAAAGAATATTGTATCGTGGAAACAAAGGGGCGCGAGGATTTGGACGACATCGAGAAAATAAAACGCCTTGAACAATGGTGTGCGGATGTGAATGTTAACCAGAAAAACGCCAAATATCAAATGATTTATATCAAGCAAGAGGATTGGGAGGCGCAAAGCCAGAAACCGCGAAATTTCCAAGAGGTAATTAACGGATGGAGTAAATATTAG
- a CDS encoding putative DNA binding domain-containing protein, producing the protein MEKKELIENILNIPSETRTLEFKRLGASRNDCVDKTLESIVAMANTDGGTIILGVDDPQKTKRKGLDRIFGIEENLELYDEIGRSLRKISPPISSIWPPKLIEVPNKNARIGLLFIPKVGDGFRSFEGHAYIRLEKGNKLLAPQELVHFAYVKGFERADKELVSVDFKLLKSLFYDSWRKKREITDDPIEIVLEKTGLARRGNDDLLYPTRAAVLLFAEFPNDLLDTKCAVRVFQYEGSLETIKETLNLIGAPKNIIGPVAKQITETHEYVLTLLRTGIRVPSGFVTTYQIPERAVKEAITNAIIHRDYHTKRDIEIKIFEDRVEIESPGLLPLNITPSNIGIERAHGYRNDLLVKHLREFPDPPNLDQNEGVRAMRQTMKAASKYPPIFLTYPRIQDAVRVILLNEKAPSEWDKVCDYLNRNKYIANVEARKLLYINDASKVSRLFRKWVSQGLLTPIIPRTGARRNVKYRLPMGDERSLFAQGRNK; encoded by the coding sequence ATGGAAAAAAAAGAATTAATAGAAAATATCTTGAATATTCCTTCGGAAACGCGAACGCTGGAATTCAAACGGCTTGGCGCAAGCAGAAATGATTGTGTCGATAAAACATTAGAATCCATCGTTGCGATGGCGAATACCGATGGCGGTACGATAATCTTGGGCGTTGATGATCCGCAGAAAACCAAACGGAAGGGATTGGATAGGATTTTCGGCATTGAAGAGAATCTTGAGCTTTACGATGAGATAGGGAGGTCATTAAGGAAAATTTCACCGCCGATTTCCAGTATCTGGCCGCCTAAACTTATAGAAGTTCCGAATAAAAATGCAAGAATTGGGCTTTTGTTTATCCCCAAGGTTGGGGATGGTTTCAGGTCATTCGAAGGCCACGCATACATTCGTTTGGAAAAAGGCAACAAACTGCTTGCACCGCAGGAATTGGTTCATTTCGCCTATGTTAAAGGATTTGAACGGGCGGATAAAGAATTGGTTTCGGTTGATTTCAAGCTTTTAAAATCGCTGTTTTACGATTCTTGGCGCAAAAAGCGGGAGATAACGGATGATCCCATTGAAATAGTTTTAGAGAAAACCGGCTTGGCTCGAAGAGGAAATGATGATTTGCTATATCCGACGCGCGCGGCAGTATTATTATTTGCGGAGTTTCCCAATGATCTATTGGATACCAAATGCGCTGTCCGAGTCTTTCAGTACGAGGGCAGTTTGGAAACGATAAAAGAAACTTTGAATTTGATAGGGGCTCCAAAGAACATTATCGGGCCGGTTGCCAAACAAATAACCGAGACCCATGAATATGTTTTAACGCTGTTGCGGACTGGTATTCGTGTGCCATCGGGGTTCGTTACCACTTATCAGATACCGGAAAGAGCGGTTAAGGAAGCGATAACTAATGCTATTATACATCGCGATTATCATACCAAAAGGGACATAGAGATTAAAATTTTTGAAGATCGCGTTGAAATCGAGAGTCCGGGATTGTTGCCTTTAAATATTACGCCATCAAACATCGGCATAGAAAGAGCACATGGTTACAGAAATGATTTATTGGTTAAGCATCTCCGGGAATTTCCCGACCCGCCGAATCTTGATCAGAATGAGGGGGTGCGAGCTATGCGCCAAACAATGAAAGCGGCGAGTAAGTATCCGCCGATTTTCTTGACGTATCCTCGCATTCAAGATGCGGTCCGTGTTATATTATTGAACGAAAAAGCCCCGAGCGAATGGGATAAAGTTTGTGATTATTTAAATAGAAATAAATACATCGCGAATGTCGAGGCTCGAAAGTTGCTCTATATCAATGATGCTTCAAAGGTGTCAAGATTATTTAGAAAATGGGTTAGCCAGGGCCTTTTGACGCCAATAATTCCAAGGACGGGTGCAAGGCGAAATGTAAAATATAGATTGCCGATGGGTGATGAAAGAAGTTTATTTGCGCAAGGAAGAAACAAATAA